In the Thermodesulfobacteriota bacterium genome, GGGGACTCGAAGCGGCAGGACACGCTGCGGACCGCGGGGATCCTGCGGGCGCGGGGGATCTGCGTCGTGATCGACAACGACGCGGACAACCTCTACATCACGGTGACGGCGAAGGCGATGAACCCGAAGCTGCGGATCATCACCCGGGCGGGGCACCACCGGTACGCCCAGGCCATGCGGAATTCCGGCGCGGACGAGGTGATCATCCCGGAGCACGAGGGCGGGCTGATGGTGGGAAGGATGATCGAGAAGTACAACGCCTGACAAATGGACGACCGGATCCGCTCCCACCGCCGCTGGCTGAAGGACTCCATCCGGGGGACGATCGACTGGGAGGCCACGGACCATGCCCGCGGGCTCCCTCCGCCTCCGCTCCAGAAGCCCGTCCCCCCGGATGCGCGGACGATCGCCCTGCCGGGACCCGAGCGGTTCGACGCGCTCTGCGCGGCGGGGCTCCTCCCGCTCCTCCGGAAGCGCAGGAGCGTGCGGCGCTTCGCCGACGAGTATCTCTCCATCGAGGAGCTGGCGTTCCTGCTGTGGGGAACCCAGGGCGTCCTCCGCCGGGACGGCGACGTCGCGACGTTCCGGACGGTACCGTCCGCCGGCGCGCGGCACGCGTTCGAGACGTACCTCTATTGCCGGAAGATCGCGTCGCTCGAGGAAGGGATCTACCGCTACCTGCCGCTTTCGCACGCCCTCCTGCACGAATTCGCGGAGCCCGGCCTGGCCGGTAAAATCGTCGGGGCGTGTCTCGGCCAGCGGTTCGTCGCGCAGGGCGCCGTCACGTTCTTCTGGAGCGTTTTCCCGGCACGGATGGAATGGCGGTACGGGGCCGCGGCGCACCGCGTCCTCCTGCTGGACGCGGGCCATGTCTGCCAGAACCTGTACCTCTGCGCCGAGGCGATCGGGGCGGGGGCGTGCGCGGTCGCGGCCTACGACCAGGAGGCTCTTGACGCGCTCCTGGGGCTCGACGGGATGAACGAGTTCGTCCTCTACCTCGCCCCGGTCGGGCGGCGCGCCGGGCCGGCGTGATCGGGGAGGGAGGCCGGCGATCGACGGATATTTCGAATTCGAGCGGCACGGCACCGGCTACCGGAAGGAGATCCTTGCGGGGATCACGACCTTCCTGACGATGGCGTACATCATCGTCGTCAACCCGGCCGTGCTGGAAGCGGCCGGCATCCCGAAAGGGCCTTCCACGACCGCGACGATCCTGTCCGCCGCCTTCGGCACGGTCGTGATGGCGCTCTACGCGAAGCGCCCCTTCGCGATCGCGCCGTACATGGGCGAAAACGCCTTCATCGCGTTCACGGTGGTCAAGTCCATGGGGTACACCTGGCAGGCCGCCCTGGGCGCCGTCTTCGTCGCCGGGGCGCTGTTCACGGTCCTGACGGTCCTGAAGATCCGGAGCTGGCTCGCCGAGGCGCTCCCGCTGAATCTCAAGCTCAGCTTCGCCGTGGGGATCGGCCTCTTCCTCACCTTCATCGGGCTGAACGAGACCGGGATCGTCCGGCTGGGCGTTCCCGGCGCCCCGGTCGCCCTCGGCGACATGACGGGGCCCGCTCCGCTGCTGACCGTCTTCTGCTTCTTCGCGATCGCCTTCCTGTCGATGCGGAAGGTCCCCGGGGCGATCCTCCTGGGGATGCTGGCCACCACGTTCCTCTCGTTCCTGTTCCGGGCGACGCCCGTCCCGGAACGCTGGGTCGGCCTCCCGCCCGATCTCTCCCCCATCCTGTTCCGGATCGACCTTCGGACGGCCCTCACCCCGGGCTTCTTCCCCGTGGTCCTGACCGTCTTCGTCATGGCGTTCGTGGACACGGTGGGCACGCTCATCGGGCTGTCGGCGCGGGCGGGGCTGCTGGACGCGAAGGGGAACCTCCCCGACATCGAGAAGCCTATGCTCGCGGACGCGCTGGCGACCACGGCGGCCCCCCTCCTGGGGACCACCACCACGGGCGCGTACATCGAGTCGGCGGCGGGGATCGAGGAAGGGGGGCGGACC is a window encoding:
- a CDS encoding NCS2 family permease; the protein is MDGYFEFERHGTGYRKEILAGITTFLTMAYIIVVNPAVLEAAGIPKGPSTTATILSAAFGTVVMALYAKRPFAIAPYMGENAFIAFTVVKSMGYTWQAALGAVFVAGALFTVLTVLKIRSWLAEALPLNLKLSFAVGIGLFLTFIGLNETGIVRLGVPGAPVALGDMTGPAPLLTVFCFFAIAFLSMRKVPGAILLGMLATTFLSFLFRATPVPERWVGLPPDLSPILFRIDLRTALTPGFFPVVLTVFVMAFVDTVGTLIGLSARAGLLDAKGNLPDIEKPMLADALATTAAPLLGTTTTGAYIESAAGIEEGGRTGFTSLVVAALFLLSMFLAPLFTAVPPQAYGAVLVVIGSYMIPPIARIDFKDPTELIPCFLTIALISFSYNIGVGMTAGIISYPLLKVLAGRWREVPRGLWILALLSLSFYVYYPYP
- a CDS encoding SagB/ThcOx family dehydrogenase, whose amino-acid sequence is MDDRIRSHRRWLKDSIRGTIDWEATDHARGLPPPPLQKPVPPDARTIALPGPERFDALCAAGLLPLLRKRRSVRRFADEYLSIEELAFLLWGTQGVLRRDGDVATFRTVPSAGARHAFETYLYCRKIASLEEGIYRYLPLSHALLHEFAEPGLAGKIVGACLGQRFVAQGAVTFFWSVFPARMEWRYGAAAHRVLLLDAGHVCQNLYLCAEAIGAGACAVAAYDQEALDALLGLDGMNEFVLYLAPVGRRAGPA